TCGACGAACGCCCAGCCCAATCCGTCATCCTGCCGACCTACGTTGCCGATGCCGTAGACCAGGCAGGAGTCGTTGTCGAAGTCGTCGAGTCTCATGAACCGGATGCCGATCGAGCACGTTCGTTGATCACGTTCCCGGCGGAATCAAAGACGGTGACAATCAGCGGCATCTGTCCGAAGGCGTGCGTCGCACAGCTCAGACATGGATCGTATGCGCGAATCCCAACCTCGATGGCGTTCATCATCGCTTCAGAGATCTCACCGCGCCCCTGCAGATACTTCTCGGCTACAGAATGCACCGTCCGGTTGATGACCTGATTGTTGTGCGTGGTCGCCACGATCAGGTTCGCAAACGTGATGTCGCCTTCTGGACCGGCACGGTAATGGTGAAGCAACGTACCGCGCGGAGCCTCGACGACACCTACGCCCTCACCGACCCACGCGTCGGCAGTGGGGGTTACGAGTAAATCCTCGTTCTGCAGATCGCGGTCGCGCAGTAGTCCCTCGATCAGTTCGGCGGCATGGAGCACTTCGATGGCCCGTGCCCAGTTGGTGTGCAATGTCATGTTGTTGGCGGATCCGTCGGTATACGCATGGAAACGCTCGAGGGCCTCCTGTGCGCGCGGCGTCGACAAAGACTTGGTGACATTCATCCGCCCGAGCGGGCCTACCCTTACCGAGCCGTCCTCCCTGCCAAGATCTTTCAGGAAGGGGAACTTCATATACGTCCAGTCCTCCACCGCTTCCGAAAAATGGTCCAGGTAGTCGTGATAGTCGATATCCCGGACGACGTTCTTGTCCTTGTCGACGATGCGTAGTGTCCCGTGGTAGTAGTCCACGTTTCCGTCGACGTCGACAAGGGACATGTTCAGGGCAGGGACGTTGGCGAAACCGTCGACCTCGCTTCGATGCTTGTCGTGGAATTCGTAGAAGACGCGAAGACCGTCCTGTGCGTAGTCGATGATTTCGTCGATCGACGGGAGGCCCTCCGCGCCATTCAGCAGTCGGTCGCATTCGGCCCTGCTCAAGCTCTTGTGGACGCCTCCCGGCACCGAGCTGATGCCATGCATTCTTCGGCCGAAGACCGATTTGATGACCTCCTGCCCCCACTTGCGCAGCATTATCACTCGCCGCATCAATGCTGGGTCGGCTTCGATGAGGCCGAACAGATTTCGCTGCTCGGGCGCGGCGTCCATCCCGAACATCATCTCGGGAACGACCAGATAGAAGTATGCCGTCGCATGCGACTGCAGCATCTGCGCGTAATGGCCGAGCCGGCGAATCTTCTCTGCAGTCCGCGTGATTCCGACTTCCGTCTTCACCCCGACGCCGATCATGTCGTCGAGTGCTTTCGCGCCACACAGATGGTGACTGACGAAGCAGATTCCGCAGATGCGCTGCATCAGCATCGGCGCCTCCCAGAATGGGTGGCCCTGAACGAATTTCTCGAACCCACGGAATTCGACAACATGCAGCCTCGCGTCGACGACATTGTTGTCGTCATCGAGGTGCACGGTGACCTTGCCGTGACCCTCGATTCGGGTTACGGGATCGATGATCAGTTTTCTGCTCACACCAAGCCTTCCAGATCAGTCGAAATGGTTGACCGAGCGCGGCAGCGCAACGGGACGACCGTTGATGAGGTCGTCGAGCACCGTGAAGATTGCGTCGGCGTCCGGCGGACAGCCGGGAATGAAGTGGTCCATCTTGACCACTTCGTGGCAGGGGTAAACCTTGGTGGTGAGTCGGGGAATATCGGGATGGGAGGGGATGACGGGTTCGGCCCCCGGTATCGCCGTGGGTGAATTGATGTACGCCTCGGAGAGACAGTCCTTCAGCTCGAACACATTGCGCATTGCAGGGACGCCGCCCCAGACGGCGCAGGCACCGACGGATATCAAGACGTCGCAGTTGTTGCGAAAATGCCGCAGCGTTTCGATGTTCTCCTCATTCGCGACACCACCCTCGATGAATCCGATCTCGCATCGCTGCGTGATTCGCTTGATATCGGTGAGCGAGGATCGGTGGATGGTGATCCTCGCCAAGAGTGGAACGATTCGCTCGTCCATGTCGAGGAACGACAGGGTGCATCCCCAGCAGCCACACAGACCGATCATCGCCACGTTGATCTTGCCCCGCCGTGCCGTCGACAACGCTGGATCAGGTGGCGTCGAAGGCATTTCGTGCGATGCGATTTCCTCGGTCACGGTGCATCCGATTCATCTGAGGGATTAAGCGCCCGTTCCCGGACGGTGCGGACTTCATACTTTCGTCGACCGATAGGGACGTCGAATCCGACCCCCTTTTTCAGGATGGCACCAACAGGGCAGATCTCCACGGCATAGCGAACCTGCTCGGAGGGCATCGCGTTCGCACGGTCGGTATCGACCTCGATCCGGGACTCACTGCCGCGGCCGCTGATGCTGAAGATCTTCTCCCCGGTGGTTTCGTCGCGGACGAATTCCACACAGCGCTGACAGAAGATGCAACGATCGCGCTCCAGCCAAATGTTGTCCGACGCGTGGTCCCGTTCGCGAACCGGGAAGTGGTACGGGAAACGGGAGACCAGCATGTCTACCTCGTAGGCGACGGCCTGTAGCGTGCAACGACCGCTCTTCTCGCAACTCGGGCAATTGTGGTTGCCTTCGGCGAAAAGCAATTCCACCAATGCCTTTCGGGTATCAGCCGTCTCCGGCTCGTCGACCTCGACGTGCATACCGTCCGAGACGCGAACCGTGCACGCCGCGACCACGACGCCGTTCACCTTGACCGAACACACCCGGCAGGTACCGAGGCACGGTTTTCCCTTGAGGTAGCACAGCGTTGGGATGTACACACCCGCCTTGGCGGCGACATCGACCAGGATTTCGCCCTCGTCGGTCGACACCAGGTGTCCATCGATCTCGATGCGGATGGTCATGCCGTCCCGTCCGTCTCCAGTTCGGCCACTGCCTCGTCGTACCCGGCCAGCGCACCGTCCAGATCGAACGACGGCAGGAGGGCCTGCTCTTGACTGCGCAACCTCTTTCGATAGAGCTCGGGAAACTTCTGCATGGTCGTCAGAATGGGATTGGCCGCGGTGACCCCCAGGCCGCACCGACTGGCGCTCTTGACCACCGCACCCCAACCGGCCAGGTCATCCAGATCCTCGTGGTCTGCCGTGCCAACGGTGATGAGCCTCAGCTTGTCGTGTAAGTCGACTGTGCCGGCTCGGCACGGAACGCAAATGCCGCAGGATTCTTCGGCGAAGAACTTCGTGTAGTCCCTGGCGATGTCCAAAAGGTCACGGGAGGCGTTGAAGACAGTGACAGCGCCATTGCACGGGATGTCTTCGTAGGCGATGCGGCGTCGGCCGTCCACGGCCACCGACAGACACTCCCCCGATGGGCCACTGATCTGCACGGCGCGGGCGTCGCGCGCGCCGACCATCATCAGCACCTCATTGAGGGTGATGCCCCATTGGACCTCGTATACGCCGGGACGGTCGCAGTCGCCGGCGACGCTCAGCAGGCGTGCGCCCGCCGAGTCCGGGGTGCCCATGCGGCGGAACCACTGCGCCCCTTCCTCGATGACGCGGGTTGCCGCAGCCAAAGTCTCGACGTTGTTGACGCTGGTCGGTTTGCCGAGGTAACCCTGTTGGACCGGGAAGGGTGGTTTCAGCCGGGGCGTACCCCGTTTGCCTTCGCAAGACTCGATCAACGCCGACTCTTCACCGCACACATAGGAGCCGGCACCCATCTGGATACGGATGTCGAAATCGAATCCCGTCCGGCCACCGATATCGGAGCCGAGCAGGCCGTCATCCCGGAGTCGCTGAAGCTGTCGTTCCAGATACCGTTTCAGGTAGACGTATTCGGCACGGAGGTAGACGATCCCGTGAGAACTGCCGGTCGCGTAGGCCGCGATGACCATCCCCATGAACACGTCGAGAGGTGATCGCGTCAGCAGCGCCCGGTCCTTGAAGGTGCCGGGTTCACCCTCGTCGGCGTTGCAGATGACGTACTTCTCGTCGCCCGGCGCGGCGCGGCACAGCTGCCACTTGAGCCCGGTTCGGAACCCCGCGCCGCCGTATCCCCGTAGCCCGGATTCGATGACTGCGCCGATCATCTCGTCAGGAGTACGGGAGAGGCAGTTCTTGAGCAACGTCTGGTAATCCGGCTCGCCGCGGAAGAACACGGGCCCCCGCGTGTGGACATTGGACTCCACCAGAGCGTCGACGTAGGCGATGTCGTCATCGGGTAGCCCCGCGGGGTTCGCGATCTCGGCGGCGACCTTCCCCGTCTTCAACTGCGCAACGATGCGTGCGACGGTATCCGGCGTCAGTCGTGTGAACACCACGCCGTCGACCATCATCGCGGGTTCCTGGTCGCTGAGACCGATGCATGGCGTTTCGAACAGGCCGAACATCCCCTTTGCGTCGGTTTCTCCGAATCTGACGCCGGTCTCGCGCTCGAGCGCGTCGTAGACCTCCTGATAGCCGTTCATCTTGGCGATCACCGTGTTGCTCAAGTAGATCTGGTGCCGCCCCGACGGCTCGCTACGGAAGAAGTGATAGAAGGACGCGGTCTCCACGATGTCGAGAAGGGACCGGTTCAACCCTGCCGCGAGCTGCGGCAGGACGTCGTTGGGCAGGTAGCCGTACAGATGCTGGACATCCCACAGAATGTCGATCAGCCGCGTTCCGTCGTGGCCGTAGCGCCGGAGCAGGGTATCGATGTCCGCGTTCATCTGTTACCTCGCAGTGTATCCCGCGATTCGCGCTGGTGGTCCAGCTCGGAGCGGCCGGTCTTGGAGAGCGCCGACGATGCCGGCGACCGCGACACGTCGGCCATCAGTCCTAGACATGGTCCGAGCCAAGGGCCAACACCTCGTCGAAGCCCGCGGCGAGGCTGTCCATGAACACGTCGGGGTCGGGAATCGCGCCCGTGTCCACATCGATGCCCAGCGTGCACACATCTACATATGTCAACAACGTGACGTTGACGGCCGCGCCGATCGTCGGGCCGAATGCGTACTGTGTCAACACCTTCGCGCCACCGAGGAACACGGGCACGGGTATCCCCGGTACGTCGCTGCACAGGAAGTCGATATTGCGCAGGATCGAACCGATGTACCAGCGAGGCATCATGTTCAGCGCCCCGGCGATCCATTGCGTGTACGGCAGCGACTTCTCGTGGCGTACCTTGGCGGTCCTGTCGCGGATCTCACGGATTCGCTCCTCGGGATCGGCCATGCCGACCGGCACGTCGAACCGCATGAGGGTGATATGGTTGCCGCCCATTTCGTGCCCCTCTTCGCGCAGGCTGATGGGCATCGTCAGGTGAAGGTCGCCGACCGTGACGCCGTGCTTTTCGTGGTATAGGCGAAGCCCTCCGGCGACGCCCGCAACGAACGCGTCGTTCAATGCACCGCCGCCCCGATGAGCGGCCGCCCGCAGCTGTGCGAACGGGACCTCGAGCACGTCGAGCTTTCGGATGAGGCTGCGCTTGCTCATCAGCGAGGAGCCCCTGCGGCTCACGGGACGCATGGTGCGGTAGACCGAGGCGGCCAACTCGGCCGCCGACGAAACCGTGTCCACTGGCCGCAGAATGCTGTCGGCAATCAACTTCGGAGCATTCTTCAGCGTGCCCGTCAGCGCGTCCACCATCAAACCGGCGCCGTATCGCGCCGTGTCCCGGTAGCCTCGCAGCCGCTGCGGCGGGGTTGCGTCAGGCAAGGCGTGACCAAGGTCGTGCCGCTCAGGAGCCTCGGACAGATCGAAGAGAATCATCCCGATCTGGACGCCCCCAACTCCGTCGGTCAGCGCGTGGTGGAACTTGAGAACCATCGCTGCACGGTTGTTTTCGAGTCCGTCGATCAGCGTGGCCGTCCACAGGGGGCGAGCGCGGTCGAAGTCCGCCATGGCCGCGACCCGCGCCATCTCCAGCACTGTGTCGATGGTGCCGGGTGCGGGCGCCGTCACCCTACGCATGTGGAACCCCAGGTCGAAGTCCGGGGCGTATTCCCATCTCGGTGGCGCCGGCGCCGGCGACGGAACTACACGCTGGCGCACCATCGGTACGGCACGCGAAACGATGTCGAAGCGATCGCGGACCTCGTCCCAATCCGGCGATCGGTCGAGCATGACCACCGTGACCACCGTGGAACGTAACCGAGGATCGCTTTCCATGCCCCAGGTGAAGGCGTCGCTGCTTCGCATGAATTCGGTCATTTGTGGTCACCGGCCGCCGGGGTCTGTCGTCTGGCGACTGCCTGGCCGACATGGGAATCGGAATCCTCAGCCTGCAGAGAACTCGCATCCAGTGCGGTCAGATGCTCCATGTGATCACGATGCGCTTCGCGCAGCGCCCGGCGGCAGGGTCACAAGTCCTCAAACCGCAGGGACATCGTCGTCCCGGCCGGCGTGCTTCGGCACGTGAGTCCGCGAGCGCCAGCACCTCGTCGAAACCGGCAGCGATCTCATGGGTGGCCTC
The nucleotide sequence above comes from Mycolicibacterium moriokaense. Encoded proteins:
- a CDS encoding Ni/Fe hydrogenase subunit alpha, with the translated sequence MSRKLIIDPVTRIEGHGKVTVHLDDDNNVVDARLHVVEFRGFEKFVQGHPFWEAPMLMQRICGICFVSHHLCGAKALDDMIGVGVKTEVGITRTAEKIRRLGHYAQMLQSHATAYFYLVVPEMMFGMDAAPEQRNLFGLIEADPALMRRVIMLRKWGQEVIKSVFGRRMHGISSVPGGVHKSLSRAECDRLLNGAEGLPSIDEIIDYAQDGLRVFYEFHDKHRSEVDGFANVPALNMSLVDVDGNVDYYHGTLRIVDKDKNVVRDIDYHDYLDHFSEAVEDWTYMKFPFLKDLGREDGSVRVGPLGRMNVTKSLSTPRAQEALERFHAYTDGSANNMTLHTNWARAIEVLHAAELIEGLLRDRDLQNEDLLVTPTADAWVGEGVGVVEAPRGTLLHHYRAGPEGDITFANLIVATTHNNQVINRTVHSVAEKYLQGRGEISEAMMNAIEVGIRAYDPCLSCATHAFGQMPLIVTVFDSAGNVINERARSASGS
- a CDS encoding 2Fe-2S iron-sulfur cluster-binding protein, encoding MTIRIEIDGHLVSTDEGEILVDVAAKAGVYIPTLCYLKGKPCLGTCRVCSVKVNGVVVAACTVRVSDGMHVEVDEPETADTRKALVELLFAEGNHNCPSCEKSGRCTLQAVAYEVDMLVSRFPYHFPVRERDHASDNIWLERDRCIFCQRCVEFVRDETTGEKIFSISGRGSESRIEVDTDRANAMPSEQVRYAVEICPVGAILKKGVGFDVPIGRRKYEVRTVRERALNPSDESDAP
- a CDS encoding NADH-quinone oxidoreductase subunit B family protein; its protein translation is MTEEIASHEMPSTPPDPALSTARRGKINVAMIGLCGCWGCTLSFLDMDERIVPLLARITIHRSSLTDIKRITQRCEIGFIEGGVANEENIETLRHFRNNCDVLISVGACAVWGGVPAMRNVFELKDCLSEAYINSPTAIPGAEPVIPSHPDIPRLTTKVYPCHEVVKMDHFIPGCPPDADAIFTVLDDLINGRPVALPRSVNHFD
- a CDS encoding NAD(P)H-dependent oxidoreductase subunit E; this translates as MNADIDTLLRRYGHDGTRLIDILWDVQHLYGYLPNDVLPQLAAGLNRSLLDIVETASFYHFFRSEPSGRHQIYLSNTVIAKMNGYQEVYDALERETGVRFGETDAKGMFGLFETPCIGLSDQEPAMMVDGVVFTRLTPDTVARIVAQLKTGKVAAEIANPAGLPDDDIAYVDALVESNVHTRGPVFFRGEPDYQTLLKNCLSRTPDEMIGAVIESGLRGYGGAGFRTGLKWQLCRAAPGDEKYVICNADEGEPGTFKDRALLTRSPLDVFMGMVIAAYATGSSHGIVYLRAEYVYLKRYLERQLQRLRDDGLLGSDIGGRTGFDFDIRIQMGAGSYVCGEESALIESCEGKRGTPRLKPPFPVQQGYLGKPTSVNNVETLAAATRVIEEGAQWFRRMGTPDSAGARLLSVAGDCDRPGVYEVQWGITLNEVLMMVGARDARAVQISGPSGECLSVAVDGRRRIAYEDIPCNGAVTVFNASRDLLDIARDYTKFFAEESCGICVPCRAGTVDLHDKLRLITVGTADHEDLDDLAGWGAVVKSASRCGLGVTAANPILTTMQKFPELYRKRLRSQEQALLPSFDLDGALAGYDEAVAELETDGTA
- a CDS encoding wax ester/triacylglycerol synthase domain-containing protein, yielding MTEFMRSSDAFTWGMESDPRLRSTVVTVVMLDRSPDWDEVRDRFDIVSRAVPMVRQRVVPSPAPAPPRWEYAPDFDLGFHMRRVTAPAPGTIDTVLEMARVAAMADFDRARPLWTATLIDGLENNRAAMVLKFHHALTDGVGGVQIGMILFDLSEAPERHDLGHALPDATPPQRLRGYRDTARYGAGLMVDALTGTLKNAPKLIADSILRPVDTVSSAAELAASVYRTMRPVSRRGSSLMSKRSLIRKLDVLEVPFAQLRAAAHRGGGALNDAFVAGVAGGLRLYHEKHGVTVGDLHLTMPISLREEGHEMGGNHITLMRFDVPVGMADPEERIREIRDRTAKVRHEKSLPYTQWIAGALNMMPRWYIGSILRNIDFLCSDVPGIPVPVFLGGAKVLTQYAFGPTIGAAVNVTLLTYVDVCTLGIDVDTGAIPDPDVFMDSLAAGFDEVLALGSDHV